From a region of the Triticum aestivum cultivar Chinese Spring chromosome 7D, IWGSC CS RefSeq v2.1, whole genome shotgun sequence genome:
- the LOC123168602 gene encoding loricrin — protein sequence MMPAMGKDIHFGSSIGGAGGTNTANGGNGGSIGAPAPRADSCAKPQQELPSLTHQYAEQYVYAYPAPPAYGGPPKPPPAYRYGYGYGGGGSGGYGYGYSCPEPDGIWDEPAGAYGGGRYHPPQPPYYHGGGRGGYPSPQFGRGAGAGGYYSYHAGGGGGGGCGYPPAAGGGGGGGHGVSNAYGGPPQQKPHVSAGWLAAGAATAYGAYQHHMRKHHGGGGHGYRHGQGGGYDDGCSCGGDGYGYGCRGCAPHMHMRGEFEHQESTNIKYSAHHDGKCNDAASGPPVTVLDKCASQPTSGV from the exons ATGATGCCTGCAATGGGAAAGGATATACACTTCGGATCATCAATTGGTGGCGCTGGTGGCACGAACACCGCTAATGGTGGTAATGGTGGCAGTATTGGTGCTCCTGCCCCGCGGGCCGACTCTTGCGCCAAGCCGCAGCAGGAGCTACCATCGCTGACACATCAGTATGCGGAACAATACGTGTATGCATACCCAGCACCACCGGCATACGGCGGCCCTCCAAAGCCCCCGCCGGCGTATCGCTATGGCTATGGGTATGGTGGAGGCGGTTCTGGTGGGTACGGCTACGGCTACAGCTGCCCCGAGCCCGATGGTATTTGGGATGAACCTGCTGGGGCATACGGCGGCGGCAGATACCACCCACCACAGCCGCCGTATTATCATGGCGGCGGTCGTGGTGGGTACCCTTCTCCTCAGTTTGGTCGGGGAGCTGGTGCTGGTGGCTACTATAGCTaccacgccggcggcggcggcggtggcggctgtgGCTATCCTCCGGCTGCAG gaggaggcggcggcggcggtcatgGGGTCAGCAACGCCTACGGAGGGCCGCCGCAGCAGAAGCCGCACGTGAGTGCGGGGTGGCTAGCCGCCGGAGCTGCTACCGCCTATGGAGCGTACCAGCACCACATGCGCAAACACCACGGAGGAGGAGGACATGGGTACAGGCATGGGCAGGGAGGAGGATACGACGACGGCTGTAGTTGTGGCGGCGATGGTTACGGTTATGGCTGCCGTGGCTGTGCCCCCCATATGCATATGCGAGGCGAGTTCGAGCACCAAGAGAGCACCAATATCAAGTACTCTGCTCATCACGACGGCAAGTGCAATGACGCCGCCAGCGGCCCGCCCGTTACAGTGTTGGACAAATGCGCCAGCCAGCCAACAAGCGGGGTTTAA